The stretch of DNA TTCCTTCTATGCAGTGGGTCGCCATCAATCATAATCAGCATAGCAGTGACTAAATGCAATACTATGCAGGAACCGCTGGAACTATGGTGTAAGTGTAATCATTTCGGTGTAACCAATGGAACCCACGGCCACggaccagccccagccccaatgCCTCCTCGTTCTGGTGTGGCCTTCCGCATTTCGAAACGATTAAGTGATTTTGTGCACAGTGCATGATAATTGGATTAATATGCGTCGACAGACGGAGGGAGTTCAACAGGATGATGTGGTGGCACTggcacccaccaccaccagacaTGGCACGGAGACTTTCCTGCGCGTGGGGGTGGTTTGTGGGTTCTTGGGATTTGCTCGTTGGTAAAGGGATTGAgaatgggagtggagtgggacTGGCGGTCGTTAGGCGGGCAAATGATGGGAGAATCTGGGGATGCCCTGGCCTCTCCTCACTGGGTTAAATGCTCTCGTTATCAAAATTACATATATCATAGGGCTGCGCGCTGAGGGGTGGCACGAATGGGATAAACAGAGGACGGgcgtttgctgctggctggctggctgcccttTTTCTGGCTACGGGTGGTTAACCCTCCTCTGGtgtaaatcaatttcaaaGCAAACAGTGCTCCCAGAAGCTGAAAGGGCTGGGGGGAAAACATATTCTTAGTGCCATAATTGGAAAAGTCGGGGATTAAGCGATAAAGTTGTGTTCTTAAATTGATAAACGCTGAACAGCGATGGGAGATTTGAATGGAAGGAGAGGACTTCTCAACCCAAGAACCCTTTTGCCAGCCAATTTTCGAGCAGAGTCGGAGTCgaagtcagagtcagagtcaaacAATTTGTCAGGCGAATCCGGCAAAAGTAAACAGTTTTGGCCCTTGGTTAAACAACTGTTGGCCACTTAGCGTTTCATTACCaaacgctgccgctgcacaaacaaattaaaccgtttcgttttgggtttttggccaCAGAAGCCGCTTCCGAAGTGCTTTGTCGCAGGTGAACGCTCACCAAAGAGGAGCCCAGCTCAGAGGCGGTGGGATCAAAAAGCCAGCGATTATTTGACAACCGAATGGAGCTAAGTGCGATTCCCGATCTGCGTTCCATCTTTGATCTccgctgttgtggctgccgcggcactgcctctgtctctgctgccgGATGcctaatttataaaataaatcatatgTGAATTAGCCGTCAACGGTGGGTAACTCATTTGCTTTTAACGCCGATTTccttttgattaatttatttgctcactgggcctccgcctctgactctgcctcagGCCTCAAGCCTCAGGCCTCAGTTGGTGTTCCAATCGATTTTCACACCTTCTGAATGGGGCTTTGTTGGCTCTTTTTCTGAGCATTTGGCCATCTCATTAGTGGATTTGGCTTTTGAAAAGACCGCCTAGACACTTGTTGTCTAATCAGCAAAGCCACCCGCAATGGCACGTCTCCGCTTAGCTGCAGATGATCATCCCAATGATCATGTGGATGGTGTTCTCCTTTGGGCTGGCATTGGCCAAAGTGTGGCACTGGGTGAAATCAGGGGACAGACCCGAGCTGGAAAGGAAACGAAAGTTTCTCTTCGCGCCTTGATGTTAATTTCGGTTTGTCTTTGATGCCAAAATCGCCTGGCTGGCTTTTCTTGacggttttggtttcggtttctgtttctgttgctgttgctgtctttttgtgtgtgcttcgtTTTTGTTATTACCATTTTGTTAAGATCATGACCATGATCTAATGATTTGTTGTCGAACAGTTTTCAGCCTCAGCGGCAGAAACAACAGGGAAAAAAGGGTTCATTCAATCTGCGCTCCGATAATGATCTGGcgcaataaaattgaaatgcgTCTGTTAATCGCTTCGAGATACATAATAAttttgtgctgtgctctgctccacacagccagcaacaatgaGAACGATAACGAAGTTCTGTCGGATGGCCGCCGCATATCGATCACTTTTCGGTTTATTTTCTTCTGTTCTTATTGGGGGAAAAATACGCAAAAATCACAGCGGCAGTTCGGAGCTTCAAAACAGATCTCAATCAAGACGAAGACTAAATGCtcttgaatttttatttttatattcagAACTAGAATTAAGAATTAAATGAATAAACCGAATAAAATGTCCATCATATCTGGCACTAGAATCTACAAAAAGAAACTCTTTGAGCAGATTAAAAAGTGCAAATTTCATGCTACCAACTCAAGTTCTATATCAGCTCCAATTAGCTGTTCAATTATGAGTCGTTTGTACTATCAAAGTTCTGATTACAGGCCTCAAGTAGTGCTCGAGTTCGCGTTGCCACGTGCTCCCCATAGTTGAGTGGCTGAGAACTGTCTGCGATAAGGAGAGCCAGTGCAATGTCCCCTCAAGATTGTAGGGCATTGGGCGTAATAAATCTTTGCAGCTGAGGCTGGAGCTTGGCCAAGTCAAATTCAAATGCCGGCCACAGAACCATTGTTTGCCAAAAGACCCGACGACagccaaaagacaaaaaaagagtaaaacaaaataatacaaaaagtCGGAGACAAATTCGGATCCCAGGACAGGGCTCAGGCCCTGTTTGATAAGCATCGGCGAGCGCAAGCTGCGCTGATCGCTGATCCGATCAAGAGCCGATATTTATGGCATGGCGAGCGACAGACACGGATACAGCGGCCCAAGAGGAATGTCAGGATCGCGTCTGCTTAGCTGGAAATTAGAGCAATTAGCTCTGACTCGGGGCTGCTTTTTAAGAACCGAATACCATCAAAATATAACTAaatgaagcagcagaaaagagaCTAATCGTGAGGACAACCGACTAGGAATTGTCGATCTCCGCGGTCGagcgccgctgccgctgccgctgccgtgcGACCTTTTCCTCGTCTCCGTGGTGGCTACTGTGGGCGTGCTGGTCTCGGCCTCGAGCCTTGGCTTGTAAACAGTTTCGTTTATCAGATGACTATGTAATTTATAGAGTTCCCCCGGGCTACCTGTCCTGCCGATCTGTGCGGCGATAGGAGAGAGTGCTGGGACATAAATAAGTGTGTCTGGCATAAATGTCAAAGGGCATTTAATGAAGTTATTAAACGCTGCCAGCAGCCTGGGCGTACCCGAGAGGCTACCGTTTGAGGAGGCCTCTGCCGCAGATCAGATCCGAATGAGGGCAAGGCTGAGGGCGAGGTTCTGTAACTGGGACTCGGTACCATTTAGCGATCATAATCTCCGGATTGGTTTTGGCTCTGGGCCCGATCTCTGGGCCCGATGGCGATGTCGATGGCGATGCCTGCGTCTGCTTTGCATTGGCGATTGAGCCAAACTGGTTAAGCAATAAAACGCTTGCTATAACGAGCAACAAAATTTGTAACGATTCAATTTAAGGCTACGTACAACATGAGCCATACGCCGTCGGCGAAAGATGAAATGGTCGGAATAGACGCAAGCCCCCAAAGGCCGACTctaggcactggcactggaactggcactcctccgcctcctccgctCGTTGGCCAGCCCAGTTCAGGCGACCCCCAAGCCATCATCCTCCTGCGACTCCGTCTCCGCTCAGACGCGGAGCcgttttgtatgtttttggCGCATGTTGAAGACTGAATGCCTGCCCCGTCTGCCCAGGTCTGGGCCCGTCCACGTCCAGGCCCcgccaggcggcaggcggttcaattcaataaaatttatGAAGACATGACTGGCAATTGTACGAGTAGTTCCatcgacgtcgtcgtcgtatcGGCCGGCAAATGAACGCAGCCCCGTTCCAGAGTTCGACGATCCTttccaccaacaacaacagcctcACCAGccacaacaagagcaacagttTGACGCCTACTTGGCCCCGACTCCACTTGCATAAGTTGAGCTGGCCAACGTGGCTTACGATTACAACTCAATTGtgagcaaaggcaaaaatcgCAATTGTCAATTGATTTTCCAGCccatatttcacaattaattaagCGCAAAATTTGGGAACCCGGCAAGAAAGAATGTCGGCAACATTTCAAAGGCAACTAACTCTTGGCTCCGACTCGAACTGATTTCCGCGTGTACCTGCCACACGTTGCTgggtgtggcagtgccagaggATAAGGATGTGCACACGTACACGCACAGGGACCATTGAGCGATCCCGATTCACGATATCGGTCAGTTCATCTTGACCTGGCTGTGGGAACAACTTTGTCGTAAAATGTTGACATAAAAGAAATTAGTTGGattgtttcggtttcgggtgGTCCAAGGGGAGTACGGGAATGAGTATGGGAATCGACTGGAATGATATACCTTCTGATTTAATTGTTACTCTTCAAGTTGGTTACACTAAAATCCTGTCGTTCGATAATCTATAGTAGTTGTGGGTGCCGATGTAGTATGATCCACTGGGAGACCATTGAGGCAGGCGTTCAATTCCTCATACATGGTGGTTGTATCCTCCACGAAGTATCTGTCAGCTTCATTCACGCACATGGCCAGTTGGTTCTCCTTCGTCTGAAGTTGCATCTGAATGGTGGCAGCCGATTCGGTGGCGTTTGCCGAAATCGCATACATCGTCTTGGACTCTTGGGCCCCCTGCAAAAcatccagagagagagagagagacacccAAAATGTGACTTCATCTCGATAAAACGCAGCTGACATCGTCCACTTACCACTCTGGCGAAGCACTCAAAGGCCTCCACATAATCAACAATTGTGGAGCAGTCGGCGAAGGTATTGCATCCATAGTCTCCTGTGCTTGCTAGTCCAAAGAGCGTACTGTTCCAGTTGCAGTATATCGCCTGGCTGGACTTCTCGAAGGAGTCGGTGCACTGCATGTAATCACCCTCGTATTTGCTGGAAACTGTATTTAGCTTGGGTCCATAGTAGCCAAAACACATTTGCGTCAGCGAGGGATTCTGGACGGACAGAAGCTCTGACTGTTGCTCCAAACTGTGAATCTTCGGAGTCGTTGGTCGCTTGAGCTTCGGTACAGAACCCAGCACCAGGCCCAGGACGAGCGTGGCCATCAACAGGGCGTATTTGAAAAGCATTGCGAGGTCTCACTAGTCGAACTCACAACTGGATAGAAATGGATAAGTGCTGGTGCCTTTTATAGCGATCGAGGGAGAACCTAATCTTTATCTGCTTTAATTGTGTCTTGTCGGAGGAAATGTCAAGTCTGGAAGACAGTATCtcttaattaattattgttttcaaTCCTTCCGGCCAACTTCTGCACACACTTCCAATTAAATAAGATGTTCTAGCTCGAGGATTCTATCTTAGCCCTGCATACAAGCGGACAAAATCGTGTCTCGGGTGATTTTGTACATACAGAATTCTACAGAACTAATAGCTCATCAAGCTAGATTAAGTGTCTTTGCTGAATTTTCACCATCTTATGTAATTGGTCCACCTTTCCGACAGGTGTCCTTACCATCTTATCAGATCGGACTACTACCGTGGCTCTGCATTttcaataaatcaaacaaattgtaatGATTTCTAATGTAGTTTGATGGAGAGATCCATAAACTATCTTCCAATCCATTCTTAACAACTTTATCGcattacaaatataaataattttaaggACAAACTCACCTCGTATCTAAAACTCTTCAAATTGTGAACCAGAAAGTTccgattttcatttcatttttcgtATAACGTTTCGAATGCGCCACTTTAGGTTTGTAGAAAgaatttagttttattttaaatgattttaaaaGCAAATATCAAGAAGCTGTATGCATCGTCCTTTGTTGTTTGCGCTTTATCTGCTTTTTAGCGAGATTATATTAAAACCGCACCAAAAACGGCTTAACGCTCTCTAGAGAATGCAATCTCCATCAagaatgaaatattaaatatttgaactagaaattatatttgctcgaggtttttatttattgaatttacaAATATATCTTGTGAGTGAGCTTTAATATTACTAAAACccagctggtgctggtgtggCCGGGGATGGGGTAGGTACAGTATCGCCCCTTAAGCAAGCATTCAACTGCTCATAGATGCTCGTTGTGCCCTCCACATATGTCCTCTCGGCATCGTTCACGCACAAGTCCTTCCTACTCTCGATGGAGAGATAGTCCGCCTGAATCTTAGCACCGAGCTCCGTGGCAGTGTTCGAGATGTTGTAAAAGATCTTGGCATCATCGGCAGCCTGAAACGAATCGGAGACCGTACACGAATATTTCGATGGCGCACAATTGCCAATTACGTACCACAGAGGTGGCGCAATCGAGTCCTGACAACACATCCTCGAGGGGCATCTTCGAATAGGACCAATATTGACACGCATGCAGGTTTCTGCACGACCTCTCGGCATTATTCACGATCTCCTCGAAAGCGGAAGTGTACTTGGCGTCGACGGCGAGGCTCGCGTTTTCATAGTTGTTGATGCAGCCCTCGAAGTCGGTTTCATACGCGGCGTTAATTTTATCCATGATGGGAAGGTACGTGCTGAAGCAAAGGTTCGACCCCTGGCTATGTGCACTGGCCAGGTCCTGGCTCTCCGCCTTCAGCTCCTGGATGTGGGCCTGAGGCTTGTGGGGTGGCGCTTGCAGGCGGCTGGCCAGGACAACGCTCAGGCATAGCGAGAGCACCACGATCGGGTATGACTTCTGATACATGTTTGGAACAGAACTTGCCTG from Drosophila subobscura isolate 14011-0131.10 chromosome O, UCBerk_Dsub_1.0, whole genome shotgun sequence encodes:
- the LOC117897190 gene encoding uncharacterized protein LOC117897190, whose product is MLFKYALLMATLVLGLVLGSVPKLKRPTTPKIHSLEQQSELLSVQNPSLTQMCFGYYGPKLNTVSSKYEGDYMQCTDSFEKSSQAIYCNWNSTLFGLASTGDYGCNTFADCSTIVDYVEAFECFARVGAQESKTMYAISANATESAATIQMQLQTKENQLAMCVNEADRYFVEDTTTMYEELNACLNGLPVDHTTSAPTTTIDYRTTGF
- the LOC117899081 gene encoding uncharacterized protein LOC117899081; this translates as MYQKSYPIVVLSLCLSVVLASRLQAPPHKPQAHIQELKAESQDLASAHSQGSNLCFSTYLPIMDKINAAYETDFEGCINNYENASLAVDAKYTSAFEEIVNNAERSCRNLHACQYWSYSKMPLEDVLSGLDCATSVAADDAKIFYNISNTATELGAKIQADYLSIESRKDLCVNDAERTYVEGTTSIYEQLNACLRGDTVPTPSPATPAPAGF